A window from candidate division TA06 bacterium encodes these proteins:
- the trxA gene encoding thioredoxin encodes MGAIHLTDINFDQEVLKSNIPVLVDFWASWCGPCRMVGPIVEELSNDYQGKVKITKVDVDANPEKSGQFGIRSIPTMLIFKNGQIIDTLIGAMPKEAIAARLDAARAK; translated from the coding sequence ATGGGGGCAATACATCTAACCGACATCAACTTTGACCAGGAGGTTTTAAAGTCCAATATCCCGGTGCTGGTTGATTTTTGGGCGTCCTGGTGCGGGCCCTGCCGGATGGTGGGACCGATCGTAGAAGAATTATCCAACGACTACCAGGGAAAGGTCAAGATAACCAAGGTGGACGTGGACGCCAACCCGGAAAAATCAGGACAGTTCGGGATCCGGAGCATTCCCACCATGCTGATATTCAAGAACGGCCAGATCATAGATACCCTGATTGGCGCCATGCCTAAGGAAGCCATTGCCGCCAGGCTGGATGCGGCCAGAGCCAAGTAA